Genomic window (Pseudomonadota bacterium):
TGCCAGGTACCGAGCGCGCAATGGCCCCGACTGACCGGGACTGTCAGATCGGTGTGTGTCAGTATGCTGCGTACATGCGCGGGCATGTCATCCGGCCCTTCCAGGGTGTGTACGAACACCGGATCCCCGTCCGGTACCAGGCGCGCCATGAAACGTTCCAGATCCGCCCGCACGTCAGGATCCGCGTTTTCGCAGATCATCAGCGACGCGCTGGTGTGTTGTACGAACAGGTGACACAGACCCGTCGAGATGCCGGCATTCTGCACCACGTCCTGGACCCGTTCTGTGACGGGATAGCTGCCCCGGCCACGGGTAGCGACCTGCAGGATGGCCTGGTAAATCACCGGGATGCACTCTCGTAAACCGCCATTATCGACTGTAATTCCTCCAGCACGGACAGTCGCTCGGCGGCGGACAACCGTGCCGTGGCGGCCAGTTCCTGGCCTGTACGCAGGGCCTGGATATACTCGTAGACCTTGTCACAACCCTGCTGACAGAGCTGCTCGACACAGCGCTCGACTGCGCCGTCTTCATCCAACTTATTATATTTATTATAAATATCAGACATATGCTGGAAGACGATAGCGGAAATAACACCTGGATCACAGATTCCCGCACGCTGGCGTACTAGGCTGGAATCCGCGAGTTCAGCTGGAGCGGTAGATGATACCGCAGTATACGGGCTGACGGGGGGTACACCGATGAATCACATGACATTCGCCTGTTGCGCACTCGTCATGGCTTGTGGCTGTCTGTCGGCCTGCACCACCGCCCGCTCGCCATTCCCCGTGTCGGACATGATCGCCTCCAGCGCAATTCCGCCGGCCGACCCGGCCCTGGATCATTATATTGCGCGGGTGCCCGGCGATGTGGCAGAAACCGCGACGGTGGCAAGGGCCATGACGCATATTTCCCTTGGCCGGGCACGCGAGCAGGCCGGGCAGGAACTGTGCGATGGCGGACGCCTCATACCGGGGGAAGTCGCCAGTGTCACCGGACCGGTTCCCGCCGCCAACCAGGGCGAGAGTGTATCCAGACCGGTATGGTACTACCGTATCAGCCAGCAACCCGGCCTGCACGGCTGTACGGCCGTGGAGGAATCACGGCTGTTCCAGGCTATGCAGGAGAACCTGCCCGCATGGATCACGATAGAACGTGCCCACACCGCCTACACGGAACTCGGCTTGCTGGAATAATCCCGAATTTGCTCCGGCAGGTTTGATGGCTCCAACTCCGCATTGAGCGGCGCAACGAGATCGCGCAGCGAACGCTCCTGCAGACTGCCACGCAGCGACTGCGAGAGCGACTCCATCAGCTGCGCCACGGCGTCCGACGTCGCCAGCTGATCCACACTCAGGAACCTGCTCTCCCCGGCCCGGCGCACGGCATCGAGCATGTCGGTCAGCCGCATGGTGTCCAGGTCATGTGTCGGCAGATAGACCGTCGCATCCTCGTTCTGGATCTCCACCAGATAACCGGCGGCTACGAGTATCGCGAGCAGGCGGCTGACCGGTTCGTCCGGAAGCCCCAGGCGGTCGATCAGCTGTTCCAGCTGCCAGGGCGGCCTGTCATGCAGATGATGGTAGCCGATGAGATACATGATCTGCAGCGCCAGCTGCTCTCGCAGTCGGTTGCTGAGCACGAAACGCACGCGGTGCAGGGTCATGAACTTGGGATTCTGCACGAAATAGGCGATCTGAGAACCCACCAGCAGGATGAGCCAACTCAGGTAAGTCCAGATCAGCAACAGTATGAGGATAGCGAAGCTGGAGTAGATCGCAGCGTATTTCGCCGACGAGACAATGAACGTTGCGAAGCCCCAGCCGGTAATTTTCCACAGCACCCCTGCGAGCACTCCGCCGACCAATGCAGCGCGAAACTGCACCCTGGTATTGGGCATGACGATATAGATAAAGGTAAATGCAAGACATACCAGTATGTAGGGGACCGTGCGGCTTAACAGCAGGAACAGTGTCCCGAACGGTTCGATCGATGCCAGCTTGTGCGCGGTTTCCGTTCCGAATATTGCAGCAGTGAAGCCTACTGCGCTGAAGATCAGCACCGGCCCGATGGTGATTACACTGAGATAGTTGCTGAAACGCTGCGCCATGGGCCGCAGGCGCTCGATCTGCCAGACGAAGTTGAATGCCGACTCGATCTTCTGGACCAGGGCAATTACGGTGTATATCAGGAAAGCGAATCCGACCGACCCGAGCATTCCGACTTTGATGTTATCGACAAAGCCGATGATCGTGCTGGCCACCTCAGCACCACTCGGACCAAACGGCTCCAGCAGGATGCCGAAGAGGTAATGTTCCAGACGCTGGTGATAGCCGAAACCCTTGAGCACGGACAGGCTTACCGCCAGCAGCGGCACGATGGACAGCAGTGTCGTATAGACCAGGCTCATGGCCCGGAGATTAAGTTGCCCGCCCATGAGTTCACGCAGCAGCATATGTACCACCCGCAGCACGAACACGAGCACCCGGCGCACACCAGCCAGGCTGCGCAGGTCGTCATCCCAGACATACGCCCTGAGCACCGCAATCAGCCTGGCAAGATAATGCAGCATTCCCATCAATCTCCCTGTACCCGCGGCCCGCCTCCCTGCTATGCCGGCGCATTCCGCCATGCAATCGGCCATGGCATATCAGGACACGTCCTTGCGGCAAGGTCCGTGCTGCGCCGGGCACCGGCCGGCGGCGGATCGAGACAATTGGCGATCCAGCCTAAAGCAAGACCGCGCGTCGCCGATACCACCTGATGTGTTGCAACCCCCCCGCGAGCGCAAGAAATGAGCGATAATTCAGGCAATAAGCAGCGACTCCTGATAGTCGACGACTCCAAGGTCATCCGGGTCACCGCCCGCAAGATCCTGCAGAACCGCTTCCAAACCGTCGAAGCCGTCGATGGTAACAATGCCTGGGATATCCTGACCAGCCAGGAACCGTTTTCCCTGATCATATCCGATCTCACCATGCCGAACCTGGATGGTTTCGGTTTGCTGGAGAAGATCCGCAGCTCGAACGAACCGCACATCCGCAACATACCTGTCATCATCATCACGGGGGCCAATGATTCCGAGGCCACCATGCAGCGCGCCAGCGCTGCCGGCGCGACCGATTTCATCGGCAAGCCGTTCGACTCCGTCCACCTGCTCGCACGGACCGAGGCACACGCCGGGGCCTATGCGACGAACAACGCACTGACGGAGGAAAATATCCTGCTCGAGGATCAGGCACTGGCAGACCCCCTGACGGGACTCGCCAACGATACGGCGTTCATGGAACAAGGCTGTGCACTGCTGGCGTATGCGATCAGGCATGATTCCACCCTGGCACTGGCCAGTCTCGAGATCGACAATTTTGATGTCATCGTGAAAACGCACGACGCCGAAGCCGGCGAGCTCGTAATCAAGTCCGTCGCCTCGGCATTGGCGGCGAATATCCGCAAGGAAGATCTCGCAGCACGCACGGGTGCCGCACGTTTCGCCCTGCTGCTGCCGGGCATGAATGTCTCCGGCGTTGGCAAGCTTTCCGAACGCATCACCGCTGATATCGGCAAGCATGCCGTCATCAGTGCGGGCAAGCGCGTACGCTTCACCGTCAGCATTGGTATTGCCGCGCCCGAGATCCGCGCGGATACCGGATTCGATGAACTGCTCGCTGCTGCAGGCGAGAGCCTGAAGCAGGCCGTGGCCAAAGGCGGCAACCGCGTGGTCCCGCCGACATCGCCACAGCGCACCGCCGAGCATCCTGCAGGTGCAAGCGATACCGAGTGGACGCTGGAGCCCATGGAGCAGAAGGCCAGCTTCGAGGCGTCGGAACCGGAAGCCGACATTGCAACCCTTGAGGAATTGCAGGTCGAGGCCGTGGAGGCGCTCCCCGGAATCGAGGTCGATGCAGCAATGGATTCCGAGATAATCACGTTAACAGCGACACCCGAGATCGAGGAAGCCACAGACGCGGCGACCTTCGCCGGCACGACGGTTGCGGACGCTGCCATTGAGGAGGAAGAAGAAGAGACCATAGTCATCACTTCCCCCTACAGTCTCTACGACCTGGACGAGGTTGAACTCGCCGGCGGCGTGCACGGGCACGAAGCAGACGTGGAGACCGCCAGCGAGACAGCGGTAGCCAGCACACCGGCTCCGGCTCCGGCACCCGCCCCGGCCGAGACGGAGCGTCCAGCGGCTGCAAGCGAAACGGTCGAAGACGACGATCTGGATTTCCTGGAACCCCGCCCGGGTCTCATCAGGCGTCTGCTGGGCGCCCTGTTCGGCCGTCGCAGCGACTAGAACCTATCGCATAACCCCTGCGACCCGCGGGGATCCCCGCATCCACACCTCCTCATGCGGTGCCGCCGGCTGCACCTGCCAAGCCGGCGCCGCGACAACTCCCTGCGGGATGGCAATGGCCCGCAGTCACTGCATATAATGTCACCCCAAGCAGACTGTATGCAGCACGGCCGGGAAGTGTCCAGATGCCATCGTTCGATATCGTTTCAGAAGTCGACATGCATGAAGTCGCCAACGCCATTGACCAGTCCAACCGCGAGGTCGGCAACCGCTTCGATTTCAAGGGCAGCGATTCGCGCATCGAACGTAATGATACCGTGCTCACGGTATCCAGCGACAGCGAGTTCCAAGTCAGGCAGATCCTAGACATCCTGCACCAGAAACTGGCCAAACGCGGGGTCGATATCGCCGCGCTGGAACAGGACGAGATCATCAGCCGCGGCAACAAGGCCAGCGTGACAATCACCGTGCGCCAGGGCATCGATCAGGACACCGCCAGGGAACTGATCAAGCTGATCAAGGGCTCGAAACTGAAGGTCCAGGGCAGCATCCAGGGCGACAAGGTGCGTATTGCCGGCAAGAAGCGCGATGATCTGCAGGCGGCTATCGGGTTGTTGCGCGAGGCCGGGATCGAGTTGCCACTGCAGTTCATCAACTTCCGGGATTGAGCGCCGGGCCGGAACGAGCGACGGACGCTTATCCCCGCCTGTTCAGAGCGCCGCCATTTGGACTAAAATACCCAATTTCATCAGCACAACCCAGGCGAAAATCCGACCATGACACAAACAGGACAGCCCCGCATTGTCGGCAAGAGCAGTTTCACCAAAGAGGAACTGCTGGAATGCGGCCACGCCCGCTTATTCGGACCTGGCAACGCCCAGTTACCATTGCCGCCCATGCTGATGTTCGACAGGATCACCCAGATCAACAACAACGGCGGCGAGCACAGCAAGGGCCAGATCGTCGCCGAACTGGATGTGACTCCGGACCTCTGGTTCTTTGCCTGCCATTTCGAGAATGACCCGGTGATGCCAGGTTGCCTAGGGCTGGACGCCATGTGGCAGCTGGTCGGCTTCTACCTCGGCTGGGCCGGCAGCCCCGGACGCGGACGCGCGCTGGGCGCAGGCGAAGTCAAGTTCAGCGGCCAGGTCACTCCGAAAACCAGACTGATCACCTACCGCATCCACATGAAACGCGTGATCCAGCGCAAGTTGAACATGGGCATTGCTGATGGCGTGATGGAAGCGGACGGGCGCGCAATTTACAGTGCCAGCAACCTGCGCGTTGGCTTGTTCACCTCCACCGAGAACTTCTAGGGCCATACATTATGCGTCGCGTAGTCATCACCGGTATCGGCATCGTCTCCAGCCTTGGCAATAACAAGGCAGAGGTCACCAGTTCCCTGCGTGACGGTCGTTCCGGCATCGAGTACATCGAGGAATACAAGGAGCTTGGCTTTCGCAGCCAGATCGCAGGCACGCTCAAGATCGACCCGGATGCTCTGATCGACCGCAAGCTGCGCCGCTTCATGGGTAACAGTGCCGCCTACAACTACATCGCGATGCAGGAAGCCATCGAGGATGCCGGCCTGCCCGGGGACATGGTATCAAACGACCGCACCGGCCTCATTGCAGGCTCGGGCGGAGCGTCGACCGAGAACGTCGCGCTGGCCATCGATACGCTGCGCGAGAAGGGTATACGCCGGGTCGGGCCGTATATGGTTCCGCGCACCATGTCGAGCACGAACTCAGCCTGCCTGGCCACGCCATTCCAGATCCGTGGCGTCAACTACTCGATCAGCTCCGCCTGCTCCACCAGCGCGCACTGCATCGGCAACGGCTACGAACTGATCCAGTTCGGCAAGCAGGATATCGTCTTCGCGGGCGGCGGTGAGGAATTACACTGGACATTGACATTGATGTTCGATGCCATGGGCGCACTCTCGTCCAAATACAACGCAACACCCGCGACCGCTTCCAGACCCTACGATGCCACCCGCGACGGTTTCGTGATCGCCGGCGGCGGCGGCATGCTGGTGCTTGAGGAACTCGAACACGCGCGCGCGCGTGGCGCGCGGATCTACGCGGAACTGGTCGGATACGGCGCCACTTCCGATGGCTATGACATGGTGCAGCCATCCGGCGAAGGCGCGGTGCGCTGCATGCGCCAGGCCCTGGCCACGGTCAGCGAACCGATCGATTACATCAACGCGCACGGCACCAGCACGCCGGTCGGCGACATGCGCGAGTTGGAAGCCGTACGGACCGTATTCGGCGAGAACATACCCAGGATCAACTCAACCAAGTCGCTGTCGGGCCATTCCCTGGGTGCCGCCGGCGTGCACGAGGCGATCTACTCGCTGCTCATGATGCAGAAGGACTTTCTCTGCGCCTCGGCCAATATTACCGAACTGGATCCGCTGGGCGCCGATTTTCCAATCATCCGCGAACGCATTGACAATGCAAATACCAGGATCGTCATGTCGAACAGTTTTGGCTTTGGCGGTACCAACGCAACCCTGATATTCAGACGCTGGCAGGACGAGGCCTGAGCGACATCACCTGAACTGTTGTGGCGTGCGCGCTTCACGCCAGCGCTGGAAGGTCGCGTAGTCCCGATAGCCACCTTCGAGGATGAAATCCAGCACGTTCTGCAGCCGATAGAACTGCACCACGGAATCGACGCGGATGATCTCGCTGCCGTCGGCATCGAAAAAGATCAATGTCGGCGTATAGAACAGCCGCATCGCCTCGGCCCATTTGCGTGCCGTCGTCCGCTCACCGCCAGGTGTAACCACCGGCGTATCGTCCCAATACGATAACTGGACCACCTCCAGCTGCTGCATGCGCTGCTTGATGGCCGGTTCCTGCAACGGCCCGGTATGCAGCACGTCGCAGGCATGGCAGTTGCCCTGCTCGAAGATGACGAGCAGCGGACGCTCACCGTGCCTGCGGCTACGATCGAGCATGTAAGGCCCTGGCAGAAAATAGGATTCCTCGCTCAGCTCCCCGGGCTCGAACACCAGCGGCACATCCGCGCGCGCGAGGTAGTCACGAAAGGCCTCGTGCCGATAATGTCCGTCCGCGACATATTCCAGCGCCGCCCGAAACCGGTACGGCGGGTAATAGCCGCGCAGGCGCAGGGCTTCCTCGCCGTCGACGTCATAGAAGACGAGCGATGGAGTGAAGTTGGTCTGCTCGCGCGCCGCGAAGCGATGTTCGTCGAGCGATTCACCCTCCAGATCGGTGACGGTATTCTGTCCGTGGATGTCGATGCCTATGATGTCGAAATGCGCCTGCAGGTAGCTGCGTATATCCTCCTTGGCGAGGTCTTTTTCCAGGAATTGCCGGCAGTAGGCACAATATTTCTGTCCGAAATAAACGATCAGACCTGCCTTCCCGGCCCCATGCGCCTCCTGCAGATCTTCGCGCAGATCCAGGAAACTGAGCTTGAACCATTCCGGGTAGCTCAGCGGTTCCTCCAGCGGCTGATCGTCGAACAGCAGGTGATCATCATCTTCCACGGCAGCTGCCGGCGGAACCAGCACCAGCCAGAGCAGTACCAGACCGGCCCGGAGGACGTCGCGCCACGGTGCGGCCGGCCGCCCAAGCCGGTCATGATGCATCTTTTCCGACCGCGTCCTCATCCGCTACCCGCCCGGACGATAGCTCGCGAGGCTGGTTTCGGTCTCCCACAGCGCCACCTCGACCACGGGAAACCCCCGCGCAGCGACGTAATCGTAGATCATGCGGGCGATAACCTCCGCGGTGGGATTTTCCTCCGTGACGTGCAAACGCTCGCCGGCGCTGCGCAGCAACGGGACAAGCGGGTCGTCGCGACACAGCAGCAGGGTGTGATCGATCTCCGTATCCAGCCAGCCGCCCACCGCACGCTTGAGCTCGCTGAAGTCCTCCACCATGCCACGCGCATCCAGCTGCGTGCTCTCCAGGGTGATGACCGCGCGCGCGTTGTGTCCGTGCAGATGCCTGCACTTGCCGGCATAGTTGAGCAGGCGGTGGCCATAGCAGAATGATACTGACTTCGTAACACGATACATACTCGCTTCCGGATTCAGGCAGTTAGCTGACTAAAATAAGAGAATACCTGCGCTAGCGCGGATAACCGGGCCATCTGCATGACGGATTCCCACCCCTGCCGCCATTTTATGAACCCTACCCCACCAAGGCTATACATATCTTGAACATTGTTATTAGAATGCGGGGCATGTCGATGATTCCAAACAGCTTGGCAGGCAGCTGATGCAGGGCATGCCAACCTGGACCATCCTCGGCGGCGGCTACCAGTCCTACCTCAAGGGGGATTACCAGGCCGCCTACGAGGAATGGCTGCCGCTGGCAGAACTCGGCGATGTCGAGGCCCAGTTCAATATCGGCGTCATGTACGACGAAGGCGCGGGCCGCCCCCAGGACCTCGCCATGGCCGCCGGCTGGTATCGCAAGGCTGCGCAGCAGGGCTTTGCGGACGCACAAACCAATCTCGGCATGATGTATTACCACGGCCACGGCGTCGCCCGTGATCATGTCGAGGCAGCCAGGTGGTTCCGCCGCGCCGCCGATCAGGGAGACGCGGAAGCCGCCCGGTATCTCCGGATCCTGGAAGGCAACCCCGCCTAGGCAGTACCGAAACGTGCCTGAAACCCACGCCCCTGCTACTCTTCTATCATACAAACATCATGTTATTTAATTAATCGCACATTATTTCGAGACAGGATGGCCGCCCAGGTGAGTGACGCAGCAGACATCGAGATACCACCGATCGTGCTTGACCAGGCCTATCCGCTACCCGGCAGCGTGGGCCCGCCTGCATACGCACCCGGAGAACGCGAGGCCCTGACCGACGAGATCGGTGAGCTCCTGCGTGTGAAAGACGCGGTGCTGGTCGCGCACTACTACACGGACGAAGACCTGCAGATGATTGCCGACCGGACCGGCGGCACGGTGTCTGACTCGCTGGAGATGGCGCGCTTCGGCAACCGTCATCCGGCCTCCACCCTCGTGGTCGCCGGGGTGCGCTTCATGGGCGAGACGGCCAAGATCCTCAACCCTGAAAAACGGGTGCTGATGCCGACACTGAAAGCGGAATGCTCACTCGACCTCGGCTGCCCGGCGGACAAATTCATCCCTTTCTGCGACGCCCATCCCGATCGCACCGTGGTGGTCTACGCGAACACCAGTGCCGAGGTGAAGGCCCGTGCCGACTGGGTGGTAACCTCCAGTATCGCGGTGGACGTCGCGCGGCATTTGAAGGAACAGGGCCGGAAGATTCTCTGGGCGCCCGATCGCTATCTCGGCGACTACGTGCGCCGTGTCACCGGCGCCGACATGTTGCTGTGGCAGGCCAGCTGCATCGTGCACGAGCGTTTCAAGGCGGAGGCGCTGGAAAACCTGGCGCGCCAGTACCCGGATGCCGCCGTCCTGGTACACCCCGAATCCCCCGAGGCGGTCATCGCACTGGCCGACGTGGTCGGCTCGACCACCCAGCTGATCAATGCCACGCGGCGGCTGCCCAACAAGCGCTTCATCGTCGCCACCGATAACGGCATCTTCTACAAGATGAAGCAGGCAGCCCCGGACAGGATCTTCATGGAGGCGCCCTCGGCCGGCGCAGGCGCGACCTGCGAGAGCTGTGCCCATTGCCCGTGGATGGCGATGAACAACCTGCGCAACCTGGCCGAGGTCCTGAGAACCGGCAGTAACGAGATCCAGGTCGATCCCGAGGTCGGCCGCAAGGCGCTCCGGGCAACGCAACGCATGGTCGACTTCGCTGCCGGCAAGGGCTGATCCGGGCCGCACATGCGCATGCGGCTCACCGTCCTCCTGGTGCTCGCACTCGGCCTCATGGGCGGATGCGACGCGGCTATCGACCAGCCAGCGCCGGCGCCTGCCACCCTCGGACCGGAACACCTAGCCGTCATCGTCAACGACCGCGACCCGCTGAGCCGTGAGATCGTAGACTATTATGTCGCCCGACGCCGGATCCCCGCAGCCAATGTCATCCATGTGCAGTTCCCGCCCGGAGGCAGCGTCATGCGAGTGCAGGATTTTCTGCCACTGCGGGCGGAGGTGCTGCGCCAGACCCCGGCGACGGTCCAGGCCTATGCCCTGGCGTGGACCACGCCCTACCGGGTCGGCTGCATGTCGATCACGACCGCCATGGCGGCAGGTTTCCGCAAGGAATTCTGCGCAATCGGCTGCAAACCCACCGCAGCCAGCCCCTATTTTGATTCAGACAGCCATCGGCCCTTCGATGATTTCGGCTGGCGTCCGAGCATCCTGCTGGCCGGCACCACCCTCGCCGCGGTGAAGTCGCTGATCGACCGTGGCGTGGCCGCCGACGGTACGCATCCTGCGGGCGACGGTTTTCTCATGGTCACCTCGGACCGTGCCAGGAATGCCCGCGCCCGTTTCTATCAGGGCATCCTGCTGCTGCAGTCCGATCGCTTCCGGCTGCACCTCCTGCAGCAGAACAGCCTTAAGGATAGAAAGGACGTGCTGTTCTATTTCACCGGTTTGGCGACCGTACCCGACATCGACACGAATACCTTCCTGCCGGGCGCGATCGCCGATCACCTGACATCGGCAGGCGGCCAGCTCACCGACAGCAGACAGATGAGCAGCCTGCGCTGGCTGGAAGCGGGGGCTACCGGCAGCTACGGCAGTGTCACAGAGCCCTGCAACTACGTGCAGAAGTTCCCGCGACCGAATATCGTCATCAATCGCTATCTCAATGGCGAGACGCTGCTGGAAGCATACTGGAAAAGCGTGCAATGGCCGGGCCAGGGCGTCTTCATCGGCGAACCACTGGCCAGCCCGTTCCATTGAACGGGTTGTACCTTTGGACAATTTACACGATCCGCTCCGGAATTTAGCCTGTAGCTGCAGTATCGAACAATACCAAAAACCAGGAGCACAGCAGTGACGCATCACGTCGCACGGATGCATGACGTCAGCCCGGGATTTGCCGCGATCAGCAAGCCCGGCACATTGTCTTTGCTCGCACATATTGTTCGGGGCACCGTCGCTGACGGCATGCAGGTGCCCGTCCTGCTCTGCATCGCAGCCGGCGTCGGCATGTACCACTACGGCTTCGCCCATCACCAGAGCCTGGCCATGCTGCTGGCCACCGGCATCCTTGTTACCGGGCTGATCCGGGGCTGCGCCGCATGGCAGCAGGAACTGGACGAATACCAGCGCCAGCTGGCGATCGCCAGACTTGTACAGCTCGATTACGAAAGCCAGAATGCGATACCGGGTTTCTACCCGCCGCGACATTACTAGGATCCATCTCACTAACCCGCGCGATACTGCATACCGGGCAGCCAGCACCCTGCAGCGCGGTGGGCCTCATGCCGCTGCTTGAACCGCGAACAGCGCCGATGGCAGGGACAGTTGCAGCCGCGCAGCGCTCAGCGGTCTAGTCCAGGCCAAACCGGCGTTGCCGGACGGGGAATCCCGGCGGTATTGCCGCGCCCGCGCTGCCGGAACAAACCCGGAGCGCCAGCCGCGCCTCACGCCAACACTTGCCTCCTGCGTGATAACATCTGTATGGTTGTCGCGACCAGCCGGGCAGCGACTATACCTGCCGGCCCAACCGTAACCGCCTGGAGCGATGGACAATACCGAGCGCAAACCGTACCTGCTGCTGCTCAGCATCCATGGTCTGATACGCGCACACGATCTCGAGCTGGGGCGGGATGCCGACACCGGCGGCCAGACCAAGTATGTGGTGGATCTCACGCGCGCTCTCGGCGCCAGGGCGGATGTCGGCCGGGTCGACCTGGTCACGCGCCGCATTGTCGACCCATCGATCAGCGCCGACTACGGCCGCCCCGAAGAACGGCTGTCCGACAAGGCAAGCATCATCCGCATCGATGCCGGCCCCGACGAGTACATCCCCAAGGAACAGCTGTGGGATCATCTCGACAGCTTCGTTGACAACCTGGTCAACTGGCTGAACAGTCAGCACCGCACACCCGACCTGGTGCACAGTCACTACGCCGACGCCGGCTACGTCGGCACCCGGCTCGCCAACCTGCTGGGCGTCCCGCTCGTGCATACCGGGCACTCGCTCGGCCGCGACAAGCGCAAGCGGCTGCTCGCCCGCGGGCTGTCTGGCGAAAGCATCGAACGCACCTACAACATCCGGCGGCGCATCGATGCCGAAGAGGAAGTGCTCGCCAATGCGGATCTGGTTGTCACCAGCACCCACAACGAGATCGAGGAGCAGTACGGACTCTATAATTACTACGACCCGGCGCGCATGCGCGTC
Coding sequences:
- a CDS encoding TIGR03790 family protein; the protein is MRLTVLLVLALGLMGGCDAAIDQPAPAPATLGPEHLAVIVNDRDPLSREIVDYYVARRRIPAANVIHVQFPPGGSVMRVQDFLPLRAEVLRQTPATVQAYALAWTTPYRVGCMSITTAMAAGFRKEFCAIGCKPTAASPYFDSDSHRPFDDFGWRPSILLAGTTLAAVKSLIDRGVAADGTHPAGDGFLMVTSDRARNARARFYQGILLLQSDRFRLHLLQQNSLKDRKDVLFYFTGLATVPDIDTNTFLPGAIADHLTSAGGQLTDSRQMSSLRWLEAGATGSYGSVTEPCNYVQKFPRPNIVINRYLNGETLLEAYWKSVQWPGQGVFIGEPLASPFH